The window tccctttcccttctttataatctctttgggatataatcccagtagtaacactgctggatcaaagggtatgcacagtttgataactttttgagcatagttccaaactactctccagaatggctggatctgttcacaactccaccaaccatgcaTCCCATTTCcatgcatcccctccaacatttatcattatcgtTTCCTATtagcttagccaatctgacaggtgtgtagtggtgtctcagagttgtcttaatttgtatttctctgatcaatagtgatttggagcatcttttcatatgactagaaatgattttaattttttcaactgaaaattgtctgctcatagcCTCTGGTcatctatcagttggagaatagtttgaattcttataaatttgagtcaattctctttatattttagaaatgaggcctttatcagaacccttaaatgtaaaactgtttttccattttattgcttcccttctaatcttatttgcattagttttgtttatacaaaacctttttaagttccagttcttctttggacacaaatttaatgttcttctaatttgcttatatcactctttatgtctaaatcataaacccattttgaccttatgttggtatgtggtattaggtgtgggtcaatattGGGTGAATCTTTAAGAGAGATTTCCCACactattagaaaaaggaaaaaaaaaaaactttgtcccTTCATAGAgtaattagttattaaatataagaaaaatacttATTGCTTACAAAGACTTTCAGCATGCTCTGGGTACAGTGTTTCTGGAAACTATGGCAATTCATAAAAGACAAATTCCCTTAATACCCCCTTAACACCAGTGAGTAAGACAAAAaggttgtttgattttttttttttttaatgagcagaAAGAGACCAATTAAGATCTATACATATTGCAATTAAAACATCCATTTACTGAGTATTCACCTTTCAAGGAGCTTAATCCAGTTTTCTGGTTAAAGCTCATTAATTTGAGCATATGTATTGCTGAAGCATATTTGTTAGATGAGGAGGTATTTGATTTGTAAGGGAATTTCTAGTTATTGGGAATAGAATATTAGACAttttttcttggcatttttttttcattttcagaatacatacaaagatagtttttaacattcacccttgcaaaaacttgtgttccaaatttttctcccttccttcccccattctgctcccctagacagcaagtaattgaATATAGTAGACTAAATTTTCCATAAAagatttagtatttttaaaaaagtacaaaaaaatagattgtaaaaatttcagaataaaaattttgattaacaATTTACTAGAAAGTGGTGCAATCATATAAACTAAATATTCTTAAACATCAGTATAAAAGcttattataaaatatagagTAAGTTTTCTGTAAGAAATTTGAGAGAATAAGGTAGTTAGATGACTCTACCTACTGGTAGAGCGCCAGCCCTTAAGttaagaggatctgaattcaaatccatcctcaaacacttaacacttattagctgtgaccctgggcaagtcatttgccttgatgaaagaggaagggagggagggaggaagggagagagaaatttgacatagaaattagattaaatttttctgtaaaaaaatttGGCAtactggagagactcacatgaactgatgctatgtaggtgagcagaaccaggagatagttgtacatggcaacaagaagattatacaatgatcgattctgatgattgtggctcttttcaacaatgagatgattcagaccagttccaatggtcttgtgatgaagagagccatctgcacccacagaagaagactatggaaactgaatgtggatcacaacatagtatttccactttttttttgttatttgcatttgttgttttctttatcattttttccctttttgatctgatttttcttatgcagcatgataattgtggagatatgtgtagaattgcacatgtttaacatatattggattacttgctgtctagggagggaaaaatttggaacacattttgcaagggtgaatgttgaaaattatccatgcatatatttttaaaattaaaagctttactttttaaaaaggcatatttccaaaaagtaaaatatagttaaattttctgcaaaaaatttaatttataagaatgtaGACTTAAATTTTATTggtaaaaaattagaataaaatgtaGGCTAAATTTctgtatataattttgtataaaccagagatttttttttggtaaaatattcAGTGTAAAATACAGACTgcattttttggtaaaaaaaattgGCATAAAACTATACTTAAAATCtctcataaaatttaaaataaaaattcaggctGAATTCTGATGAACTTGCGATGGAGAtccagaggactgtggggactgactTAATCACAGCATGGCgttttcattttttgtagttgtttgcttactttttttttttctcatttttttcccccttttggcctgatttttcttgctcagcatgataaatgtggaaatgtgtttggAGGAATTGCACAGGTTTAACTTATATTAGAATGCTCACTATCTGGGAGAGAGGagaagtggggaaagggaaaagaatttggaacactagtttttgcagaggtgaatgttgaaaattatctttgcatgatgttttgaaaagtaaaaggctatcattatttttaaaaatgcaaactgTCTTTTGTAAACAACTTAATATAAACTTTAGTATAAAATGTAGACTATATAGATGGactatgtatagtatatatataatatgtaaaatatatattataattataatatatgtcatatatatattattatataatatataataatatttatgtattttatatatatataatatataaaaataatatatatataatatgatattataaatattatatatagtatatatttatatatttactttatatattataaaaattatatataatacttataatatatataatataatataatattgtatattatatataatatcaaaacataattatataaataatatattgtatatattttatatattatatattatttatataattatatttagatattgtataatatatatttatatgattatatatattatatataataatatatataatttattatatattatgtgtaatatatattttatatatataaaatatatattacacataatatataataacatatataataatatataatatgtattattatatattacataatatataatatatagtattatatataatatatattttatatattatgtatttattttacatataattataaatctataattatttatatattcatattatatacatactgtaatatataatataatatatataaataatcataaatattaatttattataatatatacaatatataataatatataaaatttatcctAGATATACagttctatataataatatataaaatatagatttttcgGTAAAAAATTTAGTATAAAAACACGGACTAAATTGATACTTTATTGTCAGAAATATAGATTAATCTAAAATTTAGTATAAAAATAGACCTAAATTGTCTGGAAAAGACGTATTACTAAGGAGCTGTGACACACAAACACCGAATTGGCGACGCCATCGTCTGGAATGGCTACCTTTGAAAAGACTCCGTGGGCACGGAAGGGGAGAAACGGTTTCCTTGGGACAATGATTGGCCGTGGTGATTTTCGGGTTTTGGGCGACATCACATTTTAattctctgccccccccccccccccccccccccccccccccccccccccccccccccccccccccccccccccccccccccccccccccccccccccccccccggggcccgggATAGCGGCCGAGGCGCGAGGAGCCCGCGGAAGCATGGAGGAAGGCGGCTGCGGCGCGGAGCCCCCCAGAAGCGGCGCGGAGCCCCCCAGAAGCGGCGCCCCCGCAGCGCACGGCCGCGGGGCGCGGTACTCGGAGGCCTGGGAGTACTTCCACCTGGCGCGGGCCCGCCCGGGCCTCCCCGGCGGCCAGTGCGCCACGTGCCGGCTGTGCGGGAGGCGGGTCAGCCGGGGCCCGGGCTGCGGCGTGGGCACGGCGGCGCTGTGGAAGCACCTGAGGAGCGCGCACCGGCCGGAGCTGGAGCGGAGCGGGCCCGGACGCACCTGCGGGCCCGGACGCACCTGCGGGCCCCGCGCCGAGGCCCCGCCCGGCGCGGAGGGGGCCTGGGGCCGCCTGGCGGAGCAGGTGGGCGCGCTGGCGCTGCGGGCCAGCCGGCGGGAGAGGGAGCTGGAGGAGCGCGAGAGGGCCGTGCAGAGCAGAGAGCGGCTTCTGGAACTAAGGAGAAGGGCGCTGGAGCAGGAGGAGAAGGAGCTGTCGGAGGAGAGGCAGGCGCTGCAGGCCGAGAGGCAGGCGCTGCAGGCCGAGAGGCAGGCGCTGCAGGCCGAGAGGCAGGCGCTGCAGGCCGAGAGGCAGGCCCTGCGCGCGCGGCTCCTGCTGGTGAGCCAGCGGGAGAGCGCGCTGGCCctggccgccgccgccgccgcccctcTGGCCGCCCTCGGGGAGGAGGCGCGGGAGGACCGGGCCCAGGGCTGCTTGCTCCCCAGAGCCCTTTTCTAGCCCGAGCTCACCTCGGGGCAGGGCCCTGGTCCCTTCCCGCGTCCGCCCCCGCCTCCTTCCCCGCCGCTGCTGGTGCCCGCTTCCCAGAGCGCCGCTGCCCTGCGGGCCCCACTTCTCGGCCCGGACTCCGAGACTTGTGCCTCCCCGTGGCCGCCTTCTCCTCCCGGCCCGCCCTTCCCCGTTAAGTGCCGCGACACCGTACCTCCCTGTCTATGTGTGCCCGCACAGCTTAGCGCGCTGGCTGGCGTAGAGTGACCGCTCAGCAAGCGCTCTGTCGGTGGGAGACAGGGCTCAGGAGAAGCTCCCTCATAGGGGGGAGTCCGTCCGGGGTAGAGCCAGGGAATTAACATTCCTGAAATAGTAATTATTACTAATTAGTTATAATTAATATTCCCGAGATGGGCCTTTTCTGAGTCCCGAACCCAGAACACCACTTAACTTCTGCTTGTTTTCatccactggagaagggaatggcaaatttTCTCCACTCGTAGCCAGCCAGTGGTGGTGTGATGCGGTCCAAGGAGTCACGGAGAATCCTATCCACGAACAACAGTAAATGGCCACTTACGTGTTAAACGCTGGGgttacagagacaaaaataaaatgttccacCTGTCGGAGAACTCACTCCATCAGGAAGAAGCGAGTTCCTCTTATTCCATAGCTAATCTATGGCTTGGACCCTATGCCCGCCTTCATTTCATATGAATATCTCTTGACATTTCaatcttttctgctttctctttccaTGTACAAATGCGTTCAGCTTATCTTTATGCCAAAGAAAATTCTCAATTTTGATAATTGCTCCAGGTAATAATATatacctctttcttccttcctttcactgcCAAACTTCTTGAAAgaatattctgtatttttttggatgtctctcctttttttccccattctaaaATCCCTTAAAATCTAGTATCCCTCCTTTCTGTGTAATGTCTTTTAtatgtttcttctcttttccactaTGGCTATTGCTACTTTAGGTCTCACCTTTTTCCCCACTGTTGCTTAGATCATTGCCTTCTAAAAGATCTCTCAGCCTAAAAGAGCTCTTACTTCACTTTAAGCTACCTACACATTGCTGTCAGACATTTTATTAACGTTATGTCATCTCGCATGGTTCTCTCCATTACCTCCTGGATAAAGTCCAAAATTGGTGTTCCTGGCCTTAATAACCCTCTGAAATCCGATCCCCAAATTTTCCAGCCTTATTTACTGTTCCCTCCAACGAGGTAAACTTGAAGGAAGGGATTGTTTTTTAATATCCCTAGCAGGATGTCTGGTACACAGGAGTTATTAAGTAAGCGCTGAATGAATGAACTACTCTCCTCCACATGTACTTTAGTGAAATTGGACTATTTACTATCCATAAAAGGACCCTTGCTTTCATGAGAAGAGGCTCCTAGAGACCACCTGTCTCCTTGGCAATGGGCTTACCAGCTATGATTTTAAGTAATCCCATTcctctctggatctcattttcttACTCTAAAAAATCAGGAAGTTGgggcaccagtcctgaagtcaggagaacctgagttcaaatctggtctaggacatttaacatttccgagctgtgtgaccctgggcaagtcacttaaccccattgccttagcaaaaaaaaaaaaaaaaaatcaggacatttAACTGCTCATGGGTTCTTAATCCTTTTGGTATCAGAGATCCCTTTGGCAGTGTAACAACATCTATAGATCCCTTATTAGGACATTGTTTTTAAATAGGGTTACAAGGAAaaccaattatatgaaaaatagttatcaaaatttgggggaaaatatttatggGCCACAGATCAAGAACTTGTGCTTCCTTTCACCTTCAGATTTTATGATCTTATGACTAAGGACCATCCCAGCTAAATGCTGAGGGGCTCATTTCTAGTTGACcatttatttatgatttgtttGGTTAAGCAGCATATAAGAACTAAATACTAGGAGTGGAGGGAGAGCCCACttacacaaatgaaatcacaaacttTTCAAATACTGTAGGACTGAAATTTGCACACGTTTTTTTAGAGATTTTAGTTAAATATAAACCTGACAGTTTTTCCTAAATAGCTTCCACATGtcaataatgaattttaaataagtaataaaatttaaaagctgtTTAAGTAAATCcaagaaaattaacaaattataaaatttctGCCTGTTCACTCTACTGTT of the Sarcophilus harrisii chromosome 1, mSarHar1.11, whole genome shotgun sequence genome contains:
- the ZBED3 gene encoding zinc finger BED domain-containing protein 3 produces the protein MEEGGCGAEPPRSGAEPPRSGAPAAHGRGARYSEAWEYFHLARARPGLPGGQCATCRLCGRRVSRGPGCGVGTAALWKHLRSAHRPELERSGPGRTCGPGRTCGPRAEAPPGAEGAWGRLAEQVGALALRASRRERELEERERAVQSRERLLELRRRALEQEEKELSEERQALQAERQALQAERQALQAERQALQAERQALRARLLLVSQRESALALAAAAAAPLAALGEEAREDRAQGCLLPRALF